In a single window of the Nicotiana tomentosiformis chromosome 8, ASM39032v3, whole genome shotgun sequence genome:
- the LOC104095595 gene encoding auxin-responsive protein SAUR78-like has protein sequence MDCIVLPVAILTRRCSGRLLGYRPLVDDGYGDSDDLITVVVGKEKRNFLVEPFVLEESPFRTLIEMVRKEDKGRIKEIRAKKVIYVDVDAILFEHMLWLMQNDCSSWFQFNLKEIIDFYAQDI, from the coding sequence ATGGATTGCATAGTTTTGCCGGTAGCAATCTTGACAAGGCGGTGCTCGGGCCGATTATTAGGGTATCGGCCACTCGTGGACGACGGTTATGGCGATTCAGATGATCTGATAACTGTGGTAGTGGGAAAGGAGAAGAGAAATTTTCTGGTGGAGCCATTTGTGTTGGAAGAAAGTCCATTTAGGACTTTAATTGAAATGGTGAGGAAAGAAGATAAAGGAAGAATAAAAGAAATTAGAGCCAAGAAAGTGATTTATGTGGATGTGGATGCTATCTTGTTTGAACACATGTTGTGGTTGATGCAAAATGATTGCTCTTCTTGGTTTCAGTTTAATCTCAAGGAGATCATTGACTTCTATGCCCAAGATATATAG